TAGATGAATATGGTGGAAGTTTCTTTAATCGCGCACGTTTTGCACTTGAAATCATTAACGATATTAGAAAAAAATGCGGCAATGACTTTATTGTTGGTATACGTATTTCTGCTGATGAAATGGTTGAAGGTGGACTTACAATCGAAGATAGTAAATCAATCGTTCCTTACTTTGAAGAAGCAGGCGTAGACCTTATCAACGTTTCTGTGGGAAACTATTTATCTATAGATTTAAACGTAGCCTCTTCTTATGTGAATCACGGATGGTTTGTTAATATGGCAAAAGAAATTAAAGATGTTTGCAATATTCCTGTAATTGCTGTTTCTAGAATTAACGACCCAATATTAGCAAATAATATTATTCGTTCTGGTAAAGCTGATTTTACCGCTATGGGACGTGCTTCCTTAGCTGATCCAGATATGTCAAACAAAGCAAAGGAAGGTAAATTTGATAAAATTCGCCGCTGTATTGGCTGTAATCATGGATGTTTAGGAAGTTTGTTTAAAGATCAGGATGTTAAATGTGTTTTAAATCCTACATTAGGTAAAGAATTAACTTCTGTAATTGAACCTACAAAAATCCCCAAAAATGTTGCTATAATTGGTGCTGGTCCCGCTGGACTAGAGGCTGCTATGAGTGCAAAAAAAGCTGGTCATAACGTAACTGTATACGAAAAAGGAAATCATGCAGGCGGACAATTTTATTTAGCTGCTATGCCACCATGTAAAGGTGAAATTACTGATTTCATTGTATGGCAAACTAACCAATGTAAAAAATTAAATATTCCAATTAAATATAATACTGAAGTCACTATTGAATTTATGAAAAAAGAGAAACCAGATGTAATTATTTTAGCTACAGGTGCTTCTCCATTCAAACCACCTATTAAAGGAATTGAAAATAGTAACGTTGTACTTGCTAATGATATTCTTGATGGTAAGGTATTTCCTGGTTCAAAATGTGTAGTAATTGGTGGTGGTCAAGTTGGAGCTGAAACAGCAAACTTTCTAGGTCAACAACTTAGAGATGTTTCTGTACTTGAAATGGGTCCTAAAATTGCTCCTGAAGAAGCTATAGGACCTAGATGGCAATTAATCCATGATTTAGAAACCCGTGAGGTGAAATTATATACAAGTATAAAAGTAACAGAAATTACCAAAAATTCTGTTAAAGCTGTAGGAAACACTGAAATAAAATTTCCTGCCGACACAGTTGTTATTGCTACTGGTTCTAGACCTGTAAATGAATTAAAAGATAAATTAGTTAATGCTGGCTTTGATGTTAAAGTAATTGGTGATGCAAACAAAGTTGGGCTTGTTATGGATGCAACATCTCAAGGCTTTGAGGCTGGTAGATTTATTTAACTAAAAAAATATATCTTATATAAGACTTATGAGGCTGTTGCATAATATTTATTATTGGAACAGCCTCATATATTCTATTTCTTTATTATAAACAACTATTCTCAAGTAATTTATATTCCAAGTACACTTTTATAATATCCCTCCCAAAAATGCATCTTTTCTTTGCTAAATGTTATAGTAGATATTGAATCCCCAAAATTTATGAAAGACATACTTCCATCATACGATTCCCATTTATTAAGATTATTACTATTTGGATTTCCAATTTTAGCAAAATTAATTAAGTAATCTGACATTTTATTCCATAATTCATAATCGTCTTGTTTCCAATATGACTTCCTATATATTGAAAAATGATTTAAAAAATAAGGCGGATTAAACCCTTCATTTTGGACAAAGCCTAATAAATTCTTTAATTTTCTTAGATTTAGACCCTCATCTTAATATTAGTTTGTTTTTCTCCAAAATAAAGATTATAAAACTCATTTGGTGACATAAATTTCAAACTTGAATGAAGACGCCTATTGTTATAAAATTCCATGAATTCGTTTACTGTTTCATATGCTTCTGCATAAGTTTGAAATTCATTGATTTTCAAACATTCATCTTCAAGAATTCTATGAAATGATTCTACATGTGCATTTTTATTGGGTGTTTTTACAGGTATTCTTTCATGCTCTACCTTGATTTCATCACAGCATTTACTAAACTTATAGCTTACAAATTGTGGACCATTATCTGTTCGTATTATAGGTTTTTCTGCTTCTTCTTCAAATAAATTTCTTTTTATTAAACACTGTCTTAATAAGGCTGCTGCATCTTTAGCTTCACAGTGTAAGCCTATATAATAGCCAACAATACATCTGTCAAAAATATCAATTAAGTTTAGCAGATAAAAAAATTTATCCTCACCATGAATATACCCATATTTTATATCCATTTCCCAGAGCTGATTTGAAGCGGATATAATTCTATTAATTGCAATAGTTCTTTTTATTTTAGGCTTAATTACCCTTTGATTTTTAAGTATATTAAGTTCTTTACAGAGTCTATAAATCTTCTTATGATTAATTATAAGATTATAGTATTTTCTTAAATGATAGGTTATTTTTCTATAACCATAATTAATGGCATCGCCATTAATTGATTCCATTATAAATTCTTTAATTTGTCCATCACATATTATTTTATTTTCTTTATTTATGCTATATCCCTTAGGTTTTCCACCTTTAGGTTTTATCTTTTCTTTTCCTTCTACACTTAAATTATAATAATATGTTGATTTACCAAGCTTAACTATTTTTAGTACAAAGGATACACTATAGCCTTGATTAATATATTTTTTAGCTATTTCTACTTTATCTTTAATTGAGGGTTTGATTTTTTTATTAAGTCTTTAAGAATTGCAATTTCCAAATCTTTTTCACCTAAAAGTTTTTTTAGATGATCATTCTCTTTTGTTACTTCTGTAATTTCGCCTTCAAGTTCTTTTTTTCCCTCAACTAAAGTTTTTCTACCTGGTTTTAGTTTTATTTCATTTTTATTCTTAGATTCTTTTATCCATGTAAATATTGTTGATTTTGATATTCCATGTTTCCTTGATACCAACGAAACATTTCCTACTTCCTGTACTTCTCTTAATATTTCTTCCTTTTTTGCAATTTTTTTAGTTTAAACCATAAGCTTATTGAAAAAAATCCTATTGAAAAACAATGATTTTTTTCAATAGGATTTTAATTACACAATTTAATATTTTATTTAATAAAATTAG
The Clostridium felsineum DSM 794 DNA segment above includes these coding regions:
- a CDS encoding FAD-dependent oxidoreductase, with product MVILHYVLKKCGFDGVEIHGGHGYLITQFLSPFSNKRVDEYGGSFFNRARFALEIINDIRKKCGNDFIVGIRISADEMVEGGLTIEDSKSIVPYFEEAGVDLINVSVGNYLSIDLNVASSYVNHGWFVNMAKEIKDVCNIPVIAVSRINDPILANNIIRSGKADFTAMGRASLADPDMSNKAKEGKFDKIRRCIGCNHGCLGSLFKDQDVKCVLNPTLGKELTSVIEPTKIPKNVAIIGAGPAGLEAAMSAKKAGHNVTVYEKGNHAGGQFYLAAMPPCKGEITDFIVWQTNQCKKLNIPIKYNTEVTIEFMKKEKPDVIILATGASPFKPPIKGIENSNVVLANDILDGKVFPGSKCVVIGGGQVGAETANFLGQQLRDVSVLEMGPKIAPEEAIGPRWQLIHDLETREVKLYTSIKVTEITKNSVKAVGNTEIKFPADTVVIATGSRPVNELKDKLVNAGFDVKVIGDANKVGLVMDATSQGFEAGRFI
- a CDS encoding carboxylesterase family protein, with product MYRKSYWKQDDYELWNKMSDYLINFAKIGNPNSNNLNKWESYDGSMSFINFGDSISTITFSKEKMHFWEGYYKSVLGI
- a CDS encoding IS3 family transposase, with the translated sequence MKPSIKDKVEIAKKYINQGYSVSFVLKIVKLGKSTYYYNLSVEGKEKIKPKGGKPKGYSINKENKIICDGQIKEFIMESINGDAINYGYRKITYHLRKYYNLIINHKKIYRLCKELNILKNQRVIKPKIKRTIAINRIISASNQLWEMDIKYGYIHGEDKFFYLLNLIDIFDRCIVGYYIGLHCEAKDAAALLRQCLIKRNLFEEEAEKPIIRTDNGPQFVSYKFSKCCDEIKVEHERIPVKTPNKNAHVESFHRILEDECLKINEFQTYAEAYETVNEFMEFYNNRRLHSSLKFMSPNEFYNLYFGEKQTNIKMRV
- a CDS encoding transposase, producing the protein MVSRKHGISKSTIFTWIKESKNKNEIKLKPGRKTLVEGKKELEGEITEVTKENDHLKKLLGEKDLEIAILKDLIKKSNPQLKIK